From Oscillospiraceae bacterium CM, a single genomic window includes:
- a CDS encoding flotillin family protein, with protein sequence MNILMILLVTLAGIFALYLFLAKILGIRIINPNEVAVVEKWWSFRGSLKDAIIALNGEAGYSPDLLRGGIHFKTVLMYRIHRYPLITIPQGQIAYIFARDGIPLPPMQTLGRVIPEANNFQDVRGFLQAGGQKGPQRGILREGTYAINLAQFIVITANEIKTIFSGTKAEMADISSMHQTLIERDAFRPIVIMGKGRDASDYMGIVTVHDGRPLPEGEIIAPDVGEAHANFQDPEKFLSLGGYRGKQIRVLIDGTYYINRLFATVEYKEKTVVPIGFVGVVVSFFGKEGVDTTGADYKHGELVGEGCKGVLEKPLMPGKYAFNTDAGKIVQVPTTNIILKWNKGEVGDHKYDENLAEVDIITKDAFEPSLPLSVVMHIDYKQAPWVIQRFGDINMLVNQSLDPLVGAYFKDVAQTKTLIELIQERSSIRERAVLEMREKFNKYNLELEEVLIGTPKSTNVNDKQIENILMQLRDRQIAEEKKTTYQKQQEAAVSEKSLREAEAVAAQQSKLTESKIQIDVERNMGAALASKAEQEANQITALAKANAEKVRLEGEAEASKEKAVGVAKANAIEAQVLAYGGAEYRVTQEVIDKLTDAIKNSKVDLVPKTVVSMGGDGQNAGSGSVVLETLLKLITLGQLGISLPDTSGKSDAEIITPENGK encoded by the coding sequence ATGAACATTCTGATGATTCTGTTAGTGACGCTGGCCGGCATTTTCGCGCTCTATCTTTTCCTGGCTAAAATTCTTGGAATACGCATCATAAATCCCAACGAGGTTGCCGTCGTTGAAAAATGGTGGAGCTTTAGGGGGTCTTTGAAAGATGCCATCATCGCCTTGAACGGGGAGGCAGGCTATTCGCCGGATCTTCTGCGCGGCGGCATCCATTTTAAAACGGTGCTCATGTACCGCATCCATCGGTACCCGCTCATCACCATTCCGCAGGGGCAGATTGCCTATATCTTCGCGCGTGACGGGATTCCCCTCCCGCCGATGCAGACGCTCGGGCGCGTCATTCCGGAGGCTAACAATTTTCAGGATGTCAGAGGCTTTCTGCAGGCGGGCGGCCAAAAGGGCCCGCAGCGCGGCATTTTGAGAGAAGGGACGTACGCCATCAATCTGGCGCAGTTTATCGTCATCACGGCCAACGAAATCAAAACGATTTTCAGCGGGACAAAAGCGGAGATGGCGGATATCTCCAGCATGCACCAGACGCTTATTGAGCGGGACGCGTTCCGCCCGATCGTCATTATGGGAAAAGGCCGCGATGCCAGTGACTATATGGGTATCGTGACGGTGCATGACGGCAGGCCCCTGCCGGAGGGCGAAATCATCGCGCCGGATGTCGGCGAGGCGCATGCCAATTTTCAGGATCCCGAAAAGTTTTTGTCGCTTGGCGGATACCGAGGCAAGCAGATACGCGTGCTGATCGACGGCACCTATTACATCAACCGCCTGTTTGCCACCGTTGAGTATAAAGAAAAAACCGTTGTGCCGATCGGCTTTGTCGGCGTTGTCGTCTCGTTTTTCGGCAAGGAGGGCGTCGATACGACCGGTGCTGATTACAAGCACGGCGAGCTTGTCGGGGAGGGCTGCAAGGGCGTCCTTGAAAAGCCCCTGATGCCCGGTAAGTACGCGTTTAACACCGACGCGGGCAAAATCGTCCAGGTCCCGACGACAAATATCATTCTCAAATGGAACAAAGGCGAAGTCGGCGACCACAAATATGACGAGAATCTCGCTGAGGTTGACATCATTACGAAGGACGCATTTGAGCCATCCCTGCCACTGTCTGTCGTTATGCATATCGACTACAAGCAGGCCCCGTGGGTCATCCAGCGCTTTGGTGACATTAATATGCTCGTCAACCAGTCGCTTGACCCGCTTGTTGGCGCGTATTTTAAAGATGTTGCCCAGACAAAAACGCTGATCGAGCTCATCCAGGAGCGCAGCAGTATCCGCGAGCGCGCTGTGCTGGAAATGCGGGAGAAGTTCAATAAATATAATCTCGAGCTTGAGGAAGTCCTCATCGGCACCCCGAAATCGACAAATGTCAACGACAAGCAGATTGAAAATATTCTGATGCAGCTGCGTGACAGGCAGATTGCCGAAGAGAAGAAGACGACATATCAAAAGCAGCAGGAGGCGGCTGTCAGCGAGAAATCCCTGCGCGAAGCCGAAGCGGTCGCCGCCCAGCAGAGTAAGCTGACGGAGTCCAAAATTCAAATTGACGTCGAGCGCAATATGGGTGCCGCGCTGGCCAGCAAGGCCGAGCAGGAGGCCAACCAGATCACGGCGCTTGCCAAAGCAAACGCCGAAAAGGTGCGCCTGGAAGGTGAAGCCGAAGCTTCCAAGGAAAAGGCTGTCGGCGTCGCGAAGGCAAACGCTATAGAGGCACAGGTTTTGGCATACGGCGGTGCCGAATACCGCGTGACACAGGAGGTCATCGACAAGCTGACGGATGCCATCAAGAATTCCAAAGTCGACCTCGTGCCGAAAACCGTGGTCAGCATGGGCGGTGATGGCCAGAATGCCGGCAGCGGCAGCGTGGTGCTCGAAACGCTTTTAAAGCTCATCACGCTCGGTCAGCTTGGCATCAGCCTTCCCGATACGAGCGGAAAAAGCGACGCTGAAATAATAACGCCGGAAAATGGCAAATAA